A stretch of Castanea sativa cultivar Marrone di Chiusa Pesio chromosome 2, ASM4071231v1 DNA encodes these proteins:
- the LOC142623560 gene encoding G-type lectin S-receptor-like serine/threonine-protein kinase LECRK1, translating to MGSISVLFLVFMFLLAVDVKAQQNHSNVIPLGSWLSPIANRTSWLSPSGLFAFGFYPQGRKGFAIGIWMHTQPKNTIVWTANPDDPPVSSKATLNLTSDGMLLLRTEQGEENFIVNFLDEEGPEPADSASMHDSGNFVLYNNSSYVIWQSFDNPTDTILGGQNLSSGGELVSRSDHSSRRYCLKMRTNGNLVSSPVNSTDGSENAYWYVATFYGSGVKLSLNPRGFLRLTTYSSSLVILANNSYPGKKETSTIIYRAILDSDGIFKLYSHHFWGNSNTSSNVSLEWSSLHDQCDVRGFCGLNSYCTGTGSKAECRCYPGFHFMNPKNKLLGCYNNFSEDSCGKGPRIHYNIAASPNISWGDFPYSVQLINQENCYKSCLGDCYCRAAFYIYEDGTCNKFKLPLRYGRSQNSSVIAFFKVIQRNGGSLDDHNPVFLKDSKKKIILILSLTLGSIAFLCSVIAISCFFIYRHQVHRYRELSPENVNVEFAENFTLHSFSYNELENATDGFKEVLGEGSFGSVYKGYVSEANKTIVVKRLEKFVEEGERGFQAEMTAIGRTHHRNLVQLLGFCIEGSRKLLVYEYISNGSLADLLFKAKKRPLWKERVRITLEVARGVFYLHQECEVHIIHCNLKPQNILMDDTWTAKISDFGLARLSVPNQTRISMGLEGTSEYSAPEWQKNSPISVKADIYSFGVLLLEIVCCRGSIEVNVLTTDEILLSNWVYNCFVAGQLDKLVEDENVDMKTLERMVKVGLWCIQEDPALRPPMKNVILMLEGTVDIAVPPSPAISHS from the coding sequence ATGGGTTCTATATCAGTTCTCTTCTTAGTATTCATGTTTCTACTTGCCGTTGATGTAAAAGCCCAACAAAACCATTCCAATGTGATACCCCTAGGTTCTTGGCTTTCCCCCATTGCTAACCGTACTTCTTGGCTCTCCCCTTCTGGCCTTTTCGCTTTTGGTTTCTACccacaaggccgcaaaggcttTGCTATTGGAATATGGATGCATACTCAACCAAAGAACACTATTGTCTGGACTGCAAATCCAGATGACCCGCCTGTCTCCTCAAAAGCTACATTGAACTTAACAAGCGATGGTATGCTGCTCCTTCGCACAGAGCAAGGTGAAGAAAATTTCATAGTTAACTTTCTAGATGAAGAAGGCCCAGAACCTGCTGATTCAGCTTCTATGCATGATTCTGGCAATTTTGTTCTCTACAATAACTCTTCTTATGTAATTTGGCAAAGTTTTGATAACCCAACTGACACCATATTAGGAGGTCAAAACTTGTCCAGTGGAGGCGAGTTGGTGTCTAGATCAGACCACTCAAGTAGACGTTATTGTCTCAAGATGAGGACCAATGGAAACCTTGTTTCCTCCCCTGTAAACAGTACAGATGGTTCAGAAAATGCCTATTGGTACGTGGCCACTTTCTATGGCTCTGGTGTTAAGCTCAGTCTTAACCCAAGGGGTTTTCTACGCTTAACCACTTACAGTTCCAGCTTAGTCATTTTGGCGAATAATTCTTACCCTGGCAAGAAAGAGACTAGTACTATTATCTATCGTGCAATACTTGATTCTGACGGAATTTTTAAGTTGTATTCACACCACTTTTGGGGCAATAGTAATACTAGCTCAAATGTGTCCTTGGAATGGTCATCTTTGCATGATCAATGTGATGTCAGAGGTTTTTGTGGCTTGAATAGTTACTGCACAGGCACTGGCTCCAAAGCTGAATGTCGCTGTTATCCTGGATTTCATTTcatgaaccccaaaaataaGTTGTTGGGCTGTTACAACAACTTCAGTGAAGATAGTTGCGGCAAAGGTCCAAGGATACACTACAACATTGCTGCTTCACCGAATATATCTTGGGGTGATTTTCCTTATTCAGTGCAACTTATAAATCAGGAAAACTGTTACAAGTCTTGCCTTGGAGACTGTTATTGTCGGGCTGCTTTTTATATCTACGAGGATGGCACTTGCAATAAATTCAAGCTTCCACTTAGATATGGAAGAAGTCAAAATTCATCAGTTATAGCTTTCTTTAAGGTGATTCAGAGAAATGGTGGAAGTTTAGATGATCACAATCCAGTTTTCCTAAAggatagcaaaaaaaaaatcattttgattcTTTCCCTAACTTTGGGTTCCATTGCATTTCTGTGTTCTGTAATTGCAATATCATGTTTCTTCATATATAGGCATCAAGTTCATAGGTACAGAGAGCTGTCCCCGGAAAATGTGAACGTGGAATTTGCTGAAAATTTTACTTTGCATTCGTTTTCTTACAATGAACTTGAGAACGCAACAGACGGATTCAAGGAAGTGTTAGGCGAGGGTTCTTTTGGATCAGTTTATAAAGGGTATGTATCCGAAGCTAACAAAACTATTGTTGTTAAGAGACTAGAGAAATTTGTGGAAGAAGGGGAAAGGGGGTTTCAAGCTGAAATGACTGCCATTGGACGAACTCATCATAGAAACTTAGTTCAGTTGCTTGGTTTCTGTATTGAGGGATCTAGGAAGCTTCTTGTTTATGAATACATTAGCAATGGTTCACTTGCAGATCTTCTCTTCAAGGCTAAGAAGCGCCCCCTTTGGAAGGAAAGAGTGAGAATCACACTAGAAGTGGCTAGGGGGGTCTTCTATCTACATCAGGAGTGCGAGGTCCATATCATCCATTGCAATCTAAAACCTCAAAATATACTCATGGATGATACTTGGACTGCAAAGATCTCAGATTTTGGATTGGCGAGGCTATCTGTGCCAAATCAAACAAGAATTTCAATGGGCCTTGAAGGGACAAGTGAGTACTCTGCACCTGAATGGCAGAAAAATTCCCCGATATCAGTAAAAGCTGACATTTATAGTTTTGGAGTGCTGCTTTTGGAGATTGTATGTTGCAGAGGCAGCATAGAAGTAAATGTTTTAACAACAGATGAGATACTTCTTTCTAACTGGGTATATAATTGCTTTGTGGCTGGACAGTTGGATAAGCTTGTGGAAGATGAAAATGTAGACATGAAGACACTAGAAAGAATGGTGAAGGTCGGCTTGTGGTGCATTCAAGAAGATCCAGCTTTGCGTCCTCCCATGAAGAATGTAATCTTGATGTTGGAGGGGACAGTGGATATAGCGGTCCCTCCATCTCCAGCTATTTCTCATTCTTGA